The DNA sequence TAGCGTGGCGGTGTAGAATGGTGTGTGTTCTCTTTACCTAAAACATGGCTCTGTTATTGCAAACCTGTGTTTGCCTCTCAGGAATACTGTGACTATACTATGACCTAGAAAGATGCTGCGACTCTCAATATTTTGCCTGATGTCTTCACACAGAGAGTGGGAAATTTTCACTGGTTTATAAAAGAGTAAAACTACCTTGTGGGGTTTGCTGAGGTTTGATAAATTGTCGTTTTGTGCTAAAAGCACACAGATTTTCATTCATTCCATGCTCTCATATCTGTATAATCCGGAAGAgtgtaatgtgtgtttctggCTTCAATAATccacttacagacacacactcatgtagATATTGCAGTTCTGATAACAGGCCTTTAGGATATTTTTGGATTGCGGCTCCCAGTGGTTGATTACAACGTGTTATCACCATTTTACAACAGCAGGCAGAGGCCGTAGTTTTAGCAGAGCACACAGGGTTTCATGTTTGACAactctgcatttattttgtaatggGTTCACTACTTTTTTAGCCTGAAACAGTTTCTGAAagattttcacacaaacacacatttttacgGCTTTTCTTGTGCAGACCCTCACTAATAATAGGCTGTTAAAATCCTTGAAATAATCCAGTCAGATACTAAAGAAAACCTGTGTTTTGGTTTAACTGCTCAAAACCTGTGTTTtgccaatcgtgagtcagtctcagccgcCAATTATGTTACACCCCGGTTTtaatggcatcaaataactaatcaaaaccaaacttatcagagaCATGAGAACTTGAACAAACcacagtgtgataagaactatacctaaaattacagaaatcATGTTTGAGGAATATTTATTCAATGtctactttttagtttggtctatgtcccatccaataatttggaggaggtgggatttataaTCTATGGTGCAGCCATCCACCAGAAGAAGAAATCTTGAAACTAGAGAGTGACACCATAAAATCATTACAAATGTTTGCTGaggttataaatcaagtgacaAGTAGTCATTTTGTCATAGACTTCTGCAGAAACGGACTTCTTTTAATACCAGTGGAGTCgacctctgctggtcattcgagAGAATACACGTTTAAGGCACTTCCgtattggcttcactttccaaaCCAAGTATACATTTTTTCACACAGTCTATTATTataactgacaaacaaaaacttGTTCAAGGATTAAATGTGTGTTAGAGACACGCAGTGAAACATGGTGATTTGTTCCCCCTAGGGTTCGTATTTTATTCATCAGGACTTGATGCATCCAAGTATAAGTTCATTCGGTTTTGGCACCTTTAaagatttcattttcaaattgaacaacacattaaaaatcaaaaagaaacaaatgaatgacTAAGGCTGtgtgagttttaaaaataaaatacatacatacatatatttatatatttataaagaaatcaaccaaaccatttaaaaaaagcagtttttgtCAGAATGTTTGGTTTGTCTCACAAGAGCAATAAGAGAAAatgaactaaataaaaaaaaaaaatacacatgaaaacattaataCTTAAAACTTTAGCgtttttgcttttttccccttatAATTATTAACCTTTAAAACTTAAGTTTCTCAAGAGCAGATTTGCTGTAATTTTATCGCATGCATTTAATTTCTGAACTTGTGAGTCACTTAGCTTTTCTTGTACTATTTCatatttaagttgtttttatttttgtttgacgtcctcttcttttccttcccCTCTGCTCCTTCCTTTTTATTCTGCAGAAGTCGTATTTGGAGTCTTTGctttgtgaactttgaccccttTTGTTGTTTGCGCTTTCTGTTAAGGGGTTCAATACTCCCATTACGACCCTCCCCCCGAAAAAGAAGGCGAACAGGGACTGAGAAAAAGACGAGAAGGTTCTGTTAAAAGAAAAGGTATTATTCTACCGTTCACTGTCAGCGTCTGCCTCTGGCGGCGTCAGTCGCTGTGTACTGCTGCGACCGAAAGGCCCTTTGCTGGTTCTCAACCTTCAAATGAACAGATACTAAAAGAGTCTTTTCTCGTGTTATCAACAGCACTTGGTTTagttataactttttttttttttcatttttttgcttCGGTAAAGTCTGTAACTCTTGATTAATAAcgtaatttatttataaaaagtaatacatatatatatagtaccTTTGTTAGAGATTACAGATTGGGCTATTTCGTACTGAATCCCAAACTGTAACAATTCACAGTTTTAATGcaaaaaatgaacaaattggttaataaataaaagaggtgGTGGGCTGGCTTAGGGGGAGCTTGACCTGTTGCTCCAAACAAACTGTggagcaaaaatgtcaaaccaaAGGGCAATGAAATCATGAAATCAACTCTTTATCTCATAAatgccccctcctcccctccctcgctTTCAGTGCCCCAAACCTCATGAAAGCACCCTGTGCAGAAAAATTACACAACTCACTCTCTCGGTACGAGCCTGGCTCACGCTTCTGCTATTCAACCCAGGAACTCAGCAGACCTGTTGAAACTCTCTCAACAATGCTAATGAAAAAGTCATGCACctgaacaaaaagaacaaatgtcTATAAACATGGAAATCCGTCTTCTCCAGGGGCGTACTGCACCCACAGGGGTTCCCGTGTCTCCTGGTCTCCACTCTTCGCCGGGCCGGCCTGGCCTGTGTCAACTCCCTCATACCGGCGTGGTGCGGCGGTTCGCTGTGTTGGTGTGGCTCGAGTCTTTCAGGTCCTTCTGGATGCAGTTGTGGACCTGCAGGAAGTTGTGGTCCCTCTCAGAGTTGTAGGTAGCGGTAGGCGTGCCAGAGGACTTGAGAGTGTCCCGGGGCAGCGTGTACATGGAGATCTCCGTGGATGGCAGCGCGCTAAAGCCCTTGAGGCCCACCGGCGAGTTGTCGCGGGAGTGTGATGGGTCTGTGGAGCGGGAGGAGGAGCGCGAGCGACGTCTGTAGCGGTAGCGGTAGCTGGGGATCCGCGTTATGGCTGAGCCTTGGAGGTAGTCGGCTGCGCGCTCCCCTATTCGGAGCTGTCGATGGCGGTCGATGAACATGTGCACGGCCAAGACGCCAACCATCTCAGCCATGATGAAGGAGAGGGCACCGAAGTAGAAGGACCAGCCGTAAGAATAGCTGTTCTTCTTCGAGTCACTTTTTGAAGGGTCCCCCGAGTTGGCTGATATGTACACGATGATGCCGATGATGTTGCTCAGACCTAAAAGGATTGGGGATGCAGCGTGGGCAAGGGAGGAGTGGATTATGGGTAATGAGTtgaagaaaagagcaaagagaaacaaaaactatAATTCAGGATGAGCTAGTTATTCTTGGTGTATGATTAATATAATGTGCAGCATTATACCACATGTTTAATATGCTGATTCACTGTGAACCAATCACGTCCACGCTGAACTGACTCCTCGTCTTTGCCCTTTCAGTGAGAAACAGTCTCTCGACGCAGATCATTTAGGACagagaataaaataatcctCACTGGAGCTTTGTTCTGTGTTAGAGTATTATTTATCCACATATACAGAAAATACGTTCACTCATTAGTTtagtcacacacagagaaatggttGACATGATAAATCCGCCAAGATGGATTGCAGGGAAACGGTGTCAGAGAGATTGTATTTTTAGAGATGGGTCCCAGTGGGTGACTTTCAGCCCAGCAACAGgacggagagaaaagaaaggagtgACTTttagcagcagcacaacacaagTTAATGGGCTGGTGGTACAATGTTAATTATAAAAGCACTGAAGAATGTCAACTAATTGAAGGAATACTTTTGGAAGCAAACTAGGAAAATGCAATGAGATTTACAGCAGCTTTGGCtaagatgtgtgtgtatatatatgtgtatgcatatctatgtatgtatattATTTATCAGGAAGCCATTAGAGAGAAAGTTAACAATCTACTTACCACCAGTAATGTCAAAcgtttcttttaaatgaaaaatccCTGCGGTTCTGGTTAGTTTTCTTTTGCTTCCTGTAGTTTGCATGGTTTAACTAAAGTGTACACATCACACATGCATTGCCATTTGATCCATCTATGGCCATAACACAAAACTTGTCAGGtaagtttaaatgaaaaattatCTGGTCTAactaaacaaaattaaaaagaaatattgcATTTATAAAGTAACTAAGTATCACTAATgagataaataattatataactgtctatatttatatttattttccatatATGTTCAATTACATTTTGGGCTTATTGGATTTATTTGGTTTTAGTCTATTATAAAATGGAATGCCTGTGACTTGAATGTAATAAATTAGAGGCACATCTGTAGCTATAGTGCGTATGAAGGAAATATATATTAGTATTGATATGAGGTCTCTGTGCAGAGCTTAACTATGTAAAGGTTCAATATCCATAATACTGATGCCTGTGTCATCACCCAAATACACTGTTAAAAAGTCTGCGTGCAGAGACACAAAAGAGAGACATCCTTGAGCTCGTCTGTTTTGATTTATACCACCGATAACTGATCGAACATTGGATGAttttgtctccacttcctcctgttgtacaaaaatgaagcttgTGTATCCTGGCTACTGGTGCCCCCACCTGGCACTTTTGACGTTATTAAGCGTCTTCACttgacattttagtttagtCCAATTCCCATatgccaacatggaggaggcaagatatatggcctatactgcagcttgccaccagggggtgatccagatgatttggtttcacttttggggagctgtcatggtgtccatctttatatacagtctatggttggtGCACCTCCTATTGGAGCTACAGGTGGGACgagtggctgaggggtagagcgctcgtcctccaaccagaaggtcggcagtaAGATCCCAGTCTTTCCCTTCTGCATGCCAGAGTGTCcttggcaagatactgaaccccaaattgcccctaaTAGTTATTGGAAGTCAGCGAAATGATTAACTACAAAACTGTCATGCATCATATGATGCGCTGTGGCTCCCTGGTGCCAGTGTGTATTCAGCTTTAAATAACGGCTTAGATCTTTTATTAAGGTGATGGTGTTTTACGCCACTGTTCTTGGACCACAGCAAGGCTTTTCTTGTGCAGCCATGCACTTTGGAGGCTATAGATTCAATACACAGCTGCTCAAAGAAGGTCTTGCCCATTGAATTGATGCCTGGCCTTCTGTATTACTTTGTAGGAGTTTGACtcacctgcagacacaaagaAGATCCCTGCGCTGAGGATGATGTTGTGGCGTGACTTGTAGAACTCACTGGCAGCTATACACAGGCCTCccatgaagagcaggatgacaCTGAGGATGGGGAAGATGCTGGAGGCTCGCACGGCACCTGGAAATCAGTGGAGGAGGGAAAAAGGGAAggggggatggaggggaggTAGGGGTGTGATTGGTGTTCACACGGAGGGGAGAAAGGCGAAACGGACagaagggagaaagagaggaaacaaagagaaaagcacATTAGAATCCATTTCAGCATCTGCTCCTCGTGTGTGAACACATCCTAATCAACACCCCATCAGGCCTGTGAAAGACTCCATCAACACTGtctagtgagtgtgtgtccccACAGTGAGCCTGTTATCCAACCTTATGCAATCACGCTGCTtgactctccctccctctctccgcaCACTTCTCCGCAGACCTCGGAGCGAACCGCCTCGCTGCTTTGTATGAACGGCAGTCAACAAAAGGGCTACGGGGCTCTGGCATGTATATGAGCCATGCTGCAGTGCAGAGGCATGTCCTTGAAAAGCAAACGGCGTCCTTGCAGCTAATTAataagaagcaaaaaaaaaactggaaacagAATATGATGTCACTTTAGCAGTCAAGACAGGGTCAAAAGGGGGAGATAAGGTGTTGGGTAAAATGAAGTCATGCTGGAGTTAGAGAACTGTTTGCAGAGGAAGTCTCTCAAACCCATCCTTTATTTTCTTCAGTCACCTCCTGCCATCCTTTAGCCTCTGACTTtacctcccccctctctcctgtttAACATGCACACTTAAACTTTCAGCCTTGGTACATTCTTCACCACTTCACCTCATCTCCCCATATGGCTGCCGCCTCAGCACTTTTCCCAGCTTCTACCCAAAGTGCTAAGGCCGGGCCGGGTGGCTCCGTGCTGAACTGGGGCCACCTGCACCTCCACGGGGACCCGCCAGGGCTCCTGGAGGCCCATCTGCCTCCTGCTGCCATTCACCGCTCCCCTCTCCGTATACCTTTCTCCCTGTCAGGGATCCACTTATCCTCAACCCCCCTGCACCCTGAGGCGACATGACGGTCAGCCACCTCAGTGGGGGAAGCCGCCCTGAGAGTGGCGAGCGGTGGTCATGGCTGACTGGGCGCTCATTGCTCACCGTCCGCTGGGCGGTAACCAAGGGGACAACCAGCACCTGATGAGGCTCCTTGGGCTGAGTGCTGTTGCAGCACATATCCATTGCCTGCCAAATAATGTGCCACACCCAGCTCTGATGAAAATAAGCTTTTAAAGTTTCATTAATGAAACACCGGCAGAGTGGTTCTCCATCACTTTGCTCTGTGACGCCTTAAAATGCAGCAACATCTACTTGGGACACCTTGTCAGACGTTAACTACATCCGTGACATTTCAGCTCATTCAAATTCcaccagtgttgtttttttttttgtatatttttataaccTATCCAGTATTTCATCATAAGataaaaatgaaaggaaatgtcacaaaaaattcaaaataaaccTATCTATCTGTATATGAACTCGTACACAAACATGGAAACATACTGGAGAGGCTAGAGCCGATCCCAGATGACATTGGGCAATTGcaggggtacaccctggacaggtcaccagcaaACATCCATTCACACCTATGGGCAATTTAGAATCTGCAATTAActtaacctgcatgtctttggactgtgggaggaggccggagtgtggttttttcagtttgagagcaggacttctTGAGTCACGTTCAGTTTTTGTAATGATGCCACTCAaaaccctgcttgtgcttacaTTTCCTGCTCTCcaagcttcagctcttctcctctccctcaatCTGCTTCTGTGCTCGTGTGAAACTACGTCTACTCTCGGATTTCTCCCCGTCGTGTACTCCTCAACCAATAAAAAGCCAGGTGTAGGGATAGGGAGTGAAATTGCCCCCTCCTCGTTTTGGTTACTTTTGCTGTTTTCTTAAAATACCCGGGGAAAAGAAACAAGGTGGCgtctatttttttcccctgcttgTAATAGTGTTTACAACACTGGATAGAGTCGTGGTAGCTAATTCCTGCCGATACACGCACTTGACTAATcccgagtcagtctcagctgtcaatcatgttttaCCTCGTTTTTATGTAAttaaataactcattaaaaccgAAGTTATTAGAAACacgaacacttgaacatacatcggtgtgataagaactacctaaaataacagGAACCCTCTTTAAGAGAAATTCATTGACAAGACTATTTTattaagtttggtccatgttccaaCTGCTAACAAGGAGGATTTATGACTTATATTGCGGTCAGTCACCAGATGGTGATCAAGACGCGTtggctgtgatgtcatccatctttatatccatTCAATGattctgttaaatgtttgtattgtgtAAAGGGTAATAAACAAACGAGGTTCTAAAAGCCACTCAAGTTAAGGTTTTTTAACTATTtctatgtaaatgtaatgtcatCAGGACAGCAGTGATTAGAAATATTGTCAATATTCACATATTGTTTAAATGAtctattctttgttttcttattgtgtATAAAACCTTTAA is a window from the Hippoglossus hippoglossus isolate fHipHip1 chromosome 8, fHipHip1.pri, whole genome shotgun sequence genome containing:
- the cacng2a gene encoding calcium channel, voltage-dependent, gamma subunit 2a encodes the protein MECGNMGLFDRGVQMLLTTVGAFAAFSLMTIAVGTDYWLYSRGVCRSKSMSENETSKKNEEVMTHSGLWRTCCLEGNLKGMCKQIDHFPEETDYEADPSEYFLRAVRASSIFPILSVILLFMGGLCIAASEFYKSRHNIILSAGIFFVSAGLSNIIGIIVYISANSGDPSKSDSKKNSYSYGWSFYFGALSFIMAEMVGVLAVHMFIDRHRQLRIGERAADYLQGSAITRIPSYRYRYRRRSRSSSRSTDPSHSRDNSPVGLKGFSALPSTEISMYTLPRDTLKSSGTPTATYNSERDHNFLQVHNCIQKDLKDSSHTNTANRRTTPV